In one Silene latifolia isolate original U9 population chromosome 10, ASM4854445v1, whole genome shotgun sequence genomic region, the following are encoded:
- the LOC141604844 gene encoding ethylene-responsive transcription factor ERF014-like has translation MVKPEPKALTQSSSKDSKPIMSHSSSSSKKKYKGVRMRSWGSWVSEIRAPNQKTRIWLGSYSTAEAAARAYDAALLCLKGSSANLNFPSINYGHNNNFDYNNGNTVMSPKSIQRAAAAAANIVDTHHHSNPTPSSSSSSISYSSSSMASSPSMSSSTPEQLIDDNISLANNDGVYDVSPMVLANELWFDLSPKCIDPMMNNMFFDPPSMIMNFEEFYEGDIPLWDFTN, from the coding sequence ATGGTCAAGCCGGAGCCAAAGGCGCTAACTCAATcgtcatccaaggattccaaaccAATAATGTCACATTCCTCTTCGTCGAGCAAGAAGAAGTACAAGGGAGTAAGAATGAGGAGCTGGGGTTCATGGGTATCAGAAATTAGAGCCCCAAACCAAAAAACAAGAATTTGGTTAGGTTCTTATTCTACTGCTGAAGCTGCTGCTAGAGCTTATGATGCTGCCCTCTTATGTCTTAAAGGCTCCTCAGCAAACCTCAACTTCCCTTCAATAAATTACGGTCATAATAATAATTTTGATTATAATAATGGTAATACAGTCATGTCTCCTAAATCCATTCAAAGAGCTGCAGCAGCAGCTGCTAATATTGTTGATACTCATCATCATTCTAATCCCAcaccatcatcatcctcatcttcgATATCGTACTCGTCATCATCCATGGCATCATCACCATCCATGTCTTCATCCACACCTGAACAGCTCATTGATGACAACATCTCTCTTGCTAATAATGATGGTGTTTATGATGTATCACCCATGGTGTTGGCTAATGAACTATGGTTTGACTTGTCTCCTAAATGCATTGATCCCATGATGAATAACATGTTCTTTGATCCACCATCAATGATTATGAATTTTGAAGAGTTTTATGAAGGTGATATTCCCTTGTGGGACTTTACTAATTAG